A single region of the Halobacterium wangiae genome encodes:
- a CDS encoding Nif3-like dinuclear metal center hexameric protein: MDLSDIVSEFDERLRVDDYADGATNGLQVGPRERDVERVAFAVDAVVETIDEAVEWGADLLVTHHGVVWGGLDAVTGREYERIQPLIDGECALYAAHLPLDGHPELGNAAGLADLLELEDREPFAEDSGEHTGTRGTAAEAYSADELRELLESELDTGGQDVRVLDFGPADLEDVAVLTGGGADWIREAEAAGVDAFVTGEGKQMVYHEAREAGVTVVLAGHYATETFGVRRLQSIADEWGLETTFLDHPTGL, encoded by the coding sequence ATGGACCTCTCCGACATCGTCTCCGAGTTCGACGAGCGCCTGCGCGTCGACGACTACGCGGACGGCGCGACGAACGGCCTGCAGGTCGGGCCACGGGAGCGCGACGTCGAGCGCGTCGCGTTCGCCGTCGACGCCGTCGTCGAGACCATCGACGAGGCCGTCGAGTGGGGCGCGGACCTGCTGGTCACCCACCACGGCGTCGTCTGGGGCGGCCTGGACGCCGTCACCGGCCGCGAGTACGAGCGCATCCAGCCGCTGATTGACGGCGAGTGCGCGCTGTACGCCGCGCACTTGCCCCTCGACGGTCACCCGGAACTCGGGAACGCGGCGGGGCTCGCGGACCTGCTGGAACTCGAAGACCGTGAACCGTTCGCCGAGGATAGCGGCGAACACACCGGGACGCGGGGTACCGCCGCCGAGGCCTACTCCGCCGACGAACTCCGGGAACTCCTCGAATCGGAACTCGACACGGGCGGCCAGGACGTCCGGGTACTCGACTTCGGGCCGGCGGACCTCGAGGACGTCGCGGTGCTCACGGGCGGCGGTGCAGACTGGATCCGGGAGGCGGAGGCCGCGGGCGTCGACGCCTTCGTCACCGGCGAGGGCAAGCAGATGGTGTACCACGAGGCCCGTGAAGCGGGTGTGACGGTCGTCCTCGCGGGCCACTACGCGACGGAGACGTTCGGTGTGCGGCGTCTCCAGTCCATCGCCGACGAGTGGGGACTGGAGACGACGTTCCTCGATCACCCGACCGGGCTCTGA
- the speB gene encoding agmatinase, giving the protein MFPGAHDADPQSAGSTADYVVVGAPLDVSTSFRPGARFGPDRIRQFARTFEDYHHASGAHFSERDVADYGDVHAWNDAADYLDYLEGVLTDAHWNDAVPILLGGEHTVSVAGVRAADPDVFVALDAHLDLRESYDGDPLSHSTVTRHALEVADEAVVVGARSGSEAEWERASEADVTVVPPEDAADWTPDVDGSVYLSVDIDAADPAYAPGTGTPEPFGLDSATMRDLVRELAPESVGFDVVEVNDRDDGQSATLAAKLVREFVHAHADG; this is encoded by the coding sequence ATGTTCCCCGGCGCCCACGACGCCGACCCCCAGTCGGCCGGCAGTACCGCCGACTACGTGGTCGTGGGCGCACCGCTCGACGTCTCTACTTCCTTCCGGCCGGGCGCACGCTTCGGGCCGGACCGGATCCGACAGTTCGCCCGCACCTTCGAGGACTACCACCACGCGTCGGGCGCCCACTTCTCCGAACGCGACGTCGCGGACTACGGCGACGTCCACGCGTGGAACGACGCCGCCGACTACCTCGACTACCTCGAGGGCGTCCTCACCGACGCACACTGGAACGACGCCGTCCCCATCCTCCTCGGCGGCGAACACACCGTCAGCGTCGCGGGCGTGCGCGCCGCCGACCCGGACGTCTTCGTCGCCCTCGACGCCCACCTCGACCTCCGGGAGTCCTACGACGGCGACCCCCTGAGCCACTCGACGGTCACCCGCCACGCACTCGAAGTCGCCGACGAGGCGGTCGTGGTCGGCGCGCGCTCGGGCAGCGAGGCCGAGTGGGAGCGCGCCAGCGAGGCCGACGTGACAGTGGTTCCGCCCGAGGACGCGGCGGACTGGACGCCCGACGTCGACGGCTCGGTCTATCTCAGCGTCGACATCGACGCTGCCGACCCTGCATACGCGCCCGGCACCGGCACCCCCGAACCGTTCGGTCTCGACTCCGCGACGATGCGGGACCTCGTGCGTGAGTTGGCTCCGGAGTCCGTGGGGTTCGACGTCGTCGAGGTCAACGACCGCGACGACGGCCAGTCGGCGACGCTAGCTGCGAAACTGGTCCGGGAGTTCGTTCACGCTCACGCGGACGGCTAG
- a CDS encoding translation initiation factor IF-5A, producing MAKEQTEVRELQEGNYVMIDDAACKINAYSTAKPGKHGSAKARIEARGVFDEKKRSLSQPVDAKIWVPIVDRKQGQVVSKESETVAQVMDLDTYETVTMQIPADLDVQSDDNIEYLEFEGQRKILQD from the coding sequence ATGGCGAAAGAGCAGACGGAAGTGCGCGAACTGCAGGAAGGCAACTACGTCATGATCGACGACGCCGCCTGCAAGATCAACGCCTACAGCACCGCGAAGCCGGGCAAGCACGGCAGCGCGAAGGCACGCATCGAAGCCCGGGGCGTCTTCGACGAGAAGAAGCGCAGTCTCAGCCAGCCCGTCGACGCGAAGATCTGGGTCCCCATCGTCGACCGGAAGCAGGGCCAGGTCGTCTCCAAGGAGTCCGAGACGGTCGCGCAGGTGATGGACCTCGACACGTACGAGACCGTCACGATGCAGATCCCCGCTGACCTCGACGTGCAGTCCGACGACAACATCGAGTACCTCGAGTTCGAGGGCCAGCGCAAGATCCTCCAGGACTGA
- a CDS encoding aminotransferase class I/II-fold pyridoxal phosphate-dependent enzyme, whose translation MDVAPFELERWFAEYEHDADVMLAESGVRSLPASDFDTDPGELGYVIPTKGAPDVRAAIADEHDRTADEVVCTVGTQEANFLVFQSLLSPGDHAVVVTPTYQSLHAIPESICDVTRVPLDPPEWTLDVDAVAEAIRPETELVVLNNPNNPTGRQHDEETVRAVYDLAVDADAYLLGDEVYRLLAEDPLPPVTSLGDRAISTSGLSKTYGLAGLRFGWLAGPSEVVEATERWKDYTTISPTKFGQHVARQVLTGREAELREDALAHVRANHEITAEWAREHGIDWPDPVGCNAFLEVPASFENSATFCRTVVEESSVVLAPGRCFGDAYDDYFRIGFGLPTAELREGLDRVSTVL comes from the coding sequence ATGGACGTAGCGCCGTTCGAACTGGAGCGGTGGTTCGCGGAGTACGAACACGACGCCGACGTGATGCTCGCGGAGAGCGGCGTCCGGAGCCTCCCGGCGAGCGACTTCGACACGGACCCCGGCGAACTGGGGTACGTCATCCCGACGAAGGGTGCGCCGGACGTGCGAGCCGCCATCGCCGACGAACACGACCGGACCGCCGACGAGGTGGTCTGCACGGTGGGCACCCAGGAGGCGAACTTCCTCGTCTTCCAGTCGCTGCTCTCGCCGGGCGACCACGCCGTCGTCGTCACGCCGACGTACCAGAGCCTCCACGCCATCCCGGAGTCCATCTGCGACGTGACCCGCGTGCCGCTGGACCCACCCGAGTGGACGCTGGACGTTGACGCCGTGGCCGAGGCGATCCGCCCCGAGACCGAACTCGTGGTCCTGAACAACCCGAACAACCCGACCGGCCGCCAGCACGACGAGGAGACGGTACGAGCCGTCTACGACCTCGCCGTGGACGCCGACGCCTACCTGCTCGGCGACGAGGTGTACCGCCTGCTCGCCGAGGACCCGCTGCCGCCCGTGACGAGTCTCGGTGATCGCGCCATCAGCACGTCTGGGCTCTCGAAGACGTACGGGCTCGCGGGCCTCCGCTTCGGCTGGCTCGCCGGCCCCAGCGAGGTCGTCGAGGCCACCGAGCGCTGGAAGGACTACACCACCATCTCGCCCACCAAGTTCGGCCAGCACGTCGCCCGCCAGGTGCTGACGGGCCGGGAGGCTGAACTGCGCGAGGACGCACTCGCACACGTCCGGGCGAACCACGAGATCACCGCAGAGTGGGCGCGCGAGCACGGCATCGACTGGCCAGACCCCGTCGGCTGCAACGCGTTCCTCGAGGTGCCCGCGAGCTTCGAGAACTCGGCGACGTTCTGCCGGACCGTCGTCGAGGAGTCCTCCGTCGTGCTCGCGCCCGGGCGGTGCTTCGGCGACGCCTACGACGACTACTTCCGCATCGGGTTCGGGCTGCCGACCGCGGAACTCCGCGAGGGACTCGACCGGGTCTCGACCGTGCTCTGA
- a CDS encoding creatininase family protein — protein sequence MYLGNEAWPDLGAYFESESLALVPLGSTEQHGPHLPEGTDHLIAEAFARAAADETGFLCTPTVNVGVSSHHRQFHGTMWVSPPAFRDYVESLARNLTYHGVDRVVFVNAHGGNVPHLREVGRRLREDEVAYAVDWMWDESVPELVDDLFAQNGPHGGPKETAMIQHLAPDLVHDDRLAEARDGGVPSVAEAETIVHGARTFYDAADNTANGVLGDQTDATPAKGEQLFEAATGELVRLCEWLDDQAFADLMPEPHV from the coding sequence ATGTACCTCGGCAACGAAGCGTGGCCGGACCTCGGCGCCTACTTCGAGTCGGAGTCGCTCGCGCTGGTCCCGCTCGGCTCCACCGAACAGCACGGCCCCCACCTCCCGGAGGGGACCGACCACCTCATCGCGGAGGCGTTCGCCCGGGCGGCCGCCGACGAGACCGGCTTCCTCTGTACGCCCACCGTGAACGTCGGCGTCAGCTCCCACCACCGGCAGTTCCACGGCACGATGTGGGTCAGCCCGCCCGCGTTCCGCGACTACGTCGAGTCGCTCGCGCGCAACCTCACCTACCACGGCGTCGACCGCGTCGTCTTCGTGAACGCCCACGGCGGCAACGTCCCGCACCTGCGCGAAGTGGGGCGTCGCCTCCGCGAGGACGAGGTCGCGTACGCCGTCGACTGGATGTGGGACGAGAGCGTTCCCGAACTCGTCGACGACCTGTTCGCGCAGAACGGCCCCCACGGCGGCCCGAAGGAGACGGCGATGATACAGCACCTCGCGCCCGACCTGGTCCACGACGACCGCCTCGCCGAGGCACGCGACGGCGGCGTCCCGAGCGTCGCCGAGGCCGAGACCATCGTCCACGGTGCGCGGACGTTCTACGACGCCGCGGACAACACCGCCAACGGCGTCCTCGGCGACCAGACCGACGCCACGCCAGCGAAGGGCGAACAGCTGTTCGAGGCCGCGACCGGGGAACTCGTCCGGCTCTGCGAGTGGCTCGACGACCAGGCGTTCGCGGACCTCATGCCCGAGCCGCACGTGTAG
- a CDS encoding ABC1 kinase family protein, with product MAVLRSYRRFVVVAWQFLPLVWGYLRDRRRFLLFGSSRRVTSERRVERAERLLDSLLTLGPTFIKLGQLLSTRPDVLPPEYVDVLTELQDRVPPADWENARVVLEGELGPVDEVFDDFDREPISGASLGQVYTAEVEGEPVAVKVRRPGIEELVEADLRVVRWTLPVVARFVGEGRAFSLRNLADEFSKTIREEMDYDREAEMLTEIRANFADDPAVAIPPVYDDYSSSRVLTMQYISGTKISNVEELERKGIDRSRVAETLERTYLQMIIEDGVFHADPHPGNLAVRDDGTVVFYDFGMSGRVDEFVQQKIVDFYVAVANQDIDAILDALIEMGTLSPEADRATMAEVMELAIQDARGESIETYRVQQIVGKVEDTIYEFPLRLPSNLALVLRVATVVEGVCVTLDPEFDFISVATEYLTEQGYREESIRQFATQTAEQLRDSTQSAVRIPPKLEDALNRVEREDLHVRADLEDNNGVIDRLARRLVLGLVLATSVPTTALLYAFEDLTLATALAGVFTFLVALALYRSFRRRRGIRATPQFTRQNLRNRD from the coding sequence GTGGCGGTACTCCGGTCGTACCGCCGGTTCGTCGTCGTCGCGTGGCAGTTCCTCCCGCTGGTGTGGGGCTACCTCCGCGACCGGCGGCGATTCCTGCTGTTCGGGAGCAGTCGACGCGTCACGTCCGAGCGACGCGTCGAGCGCGCGGAGCGGCTGCTCGATTCGCTGCTCACGCTCGGCCCGACGTTCATCAAACTCGGACAGCTGCTCTCGACGCGACCGGACGTCCTCCCCCCGGAGTACGTCGACGTGCTCACGGAGCTCCAGGACCGCGTGCCGCCGGCCGACTGGGAGAACGCCAGGGTTGTACTGGAGGGCGAACTCGGCCCCGTCGACGAGGTGTTCGACGACTTCGACCGCGAGCCAATCAGCGGCGCGAGTCTCGGGCAGGTGTACACCGCCGAGGTCGAGGGCGAACCGGTCGCGGTGAAGGTCCGCCGGCCCGGCATCGAGGAACTCGTCGAGGCCGACCTCCGGGTCGTCCGGTGGACGCTGCCGGTCGTCGCGCGGTTCGTGGGGGAGGGACGCGCGTTCAGCCTCCGGAACCTCGCCGACGAGTTCTCGAAGACCATCCGCGAGGAGATGGACTACGACCGCGAGGCCGAGATGCTCACGGAGATCCGGGCGAACTTCGCGGACGACCCGGCCGTCGCCATCCCGCCGGTGTACGACGACTACTCGAGCAGTCGCGTGCTCACGATGCAGTACATCTCGGGGACGAAGATCTCGAACGTCGAGGAACTCGAACGCAAGGGCATCGACCGTTCGCGGGTCGCCGAGACGCTCGAACGCACCTACCTCCAGATGATCATCGAGGACGGCGTCTTCCACGCCGACCCCCACCCGGGAAACCTCGCCGTACGCGACGACGGCACCGTCGTCTTCTACGACTTCGGGATGAGCGGCCGCGTCGACGAGTTCGTCCAGCAGAAGATCGTGGACTTCTACGTCGCGGTCGCCAACCAGGACATCGACGCCATCCTCGACGCGCTCATCGAGATGGGGACACTCTCCCCGGAGGCCGACCGCGCGACGATGGCGGAGGTGATGGAACTCGCCATCCAGGACGCCCGCGGGGAGTCCATCGAGACCTACCGCGTCCAGCAGATCGTCGGGAAGGTGGAGGACACCATCTACGAGTTCCCGCTGCGCCTGCCGTCGAACCTCGCGCTCGTACTCCGTGTCGCCACCGTCGTCGAGGGGGTCTGTGTCACCCTCGACCCGGAGTTCGACTTCATCTCCGTGGCGACGGAGTACCTCACCGAGCAGGGCTACCGCGAGGAGTCCATCCGGCAGTTCGCCACCCAGACCGCCGAGCAGCTGCGCGACTCCACGCAGTCGGCCGTCCGCATTCCGCCGAAACTGGAGGACGCGCTCAACCGCGTCGAACGCGAGGACCTCCACGTCCGCGCGGACCTCGAGGACAACAACGGCGTCATCGACCGCCTCGCGCGACGCCTCGTCCTGGGGCTCGTCCTCGCGACGAGCGTCCCGACGACGGCGCTGCTGTACGCCTTCGAGGACCTCACCCTGGCGACCGCCCTCGCGGGCGTGTTCACGTTCCTCGTCGCGCTCGCGCTGTACCGCTCGTTCCGGCGGCGCCGGGGCATCCGCGCGACGCCGCAGTTCACCCGGCAGAACCTCCGCAACCGCGACTGA
- a CDS encoding Hsp20/alpha crystallin family protein → MSRLREALGNLPDSVFVDVLEREDAYLFVVDVAGVTADDVDVRVDGRTLVVDAHRQKSVPTGFTYRTEERPLFLDLELPLPPDATDDGSSASVDRGVLEVRLPKRGETAHRVPVEG, encoded by the coding sequence ATGTCCCGCTTGCGCGAAGCGCTGGGGAACCTGCCAGACTCGGTGTTCGTCGACGTGCTCGAACGGGAGGACGCCTACCTCTTCGTCGTCGACGTGGCCGGCGTCACTGCCGACGACGTCGACGTGCGCGTGGACGGCCGGACGCTGGTCGTCGACGCCCACCGCCAGAAGTCGGTGCCCACCGGGTTCACCTACCGGACCGAGGAGCGCCCGCTGTTCCTCGACCTCGAACTCCCCCTGCCGCCGGACGCCACCGACGACGGGTCGTCGGCGTCCGTCGACCGCGGCGTCCTCGAGGTCCGACTACCGAAGCGAGGGGAGACCGCCCACCGCGTCCCCGTAGAGGGGTAG
- a CDS encoding HAD family hydrolase, with translation MGSPSDYDVWLFDLDGTLVDTEWSYTREVFDRVGDRVGREFTDREAEILWHGLGGSRNERLRSWGFDPTAFWAAFHDIEDPQRRAEATYLYDDAAYVGDLDGPVGVVTHCAEFLAGPVMEHLDIDDWFDVVLCCDDDTGWKPDPRPLELALGDVGVEPATHRGVYVGDAASDVGAAMNAGLDAVHVERHAPENRGHCVLGDYRVETFHEVFDPRAD, from the coding sequence ATGGGCTCCCCGTCCGACTACGACGTCTGGCTGTTCGACCTCGACGGGACCCTCGTGGACACCGAGTGGTCGTACACCCGGGAGGTGTTCGACCGCGTGGGCGACCGCGTCGGCCGCGAGTTCACGGACCGCGAAGCCGAGATCCTGTGGCACGGCCTCGGTGGGTCCCGCAACGAGCGCCTCCGCTCGTGGGGGTTCGACCCGACGGCGTTCTGGGCGGCGTTCCACGACATCGAGGACCCCCAGCGCCGTGCCGAGGCCACCTACCTCTACGACGACGCCGCCTACGTCGGCGACCTCGACGGCCCGGTCGGCGTCGTCACCCACTGCGCGGAGTTCCTCGCGGGTCCCGTGATGGAGCACCTCGACATCGACGACTGGTTCGACGTCGTCCTCTGCTGTGACGACGACACCGGCTGGAAACCCGACCCGCGCCCGCTCGAACTCGCGCTCGGCGACGTCGGCGTCGAACCCGCGACCCACCGCGGGGTCTACGTCGGAGACGCGGCCAGCGACGTGGGCGCCGCGATGAACGCCGGCCTCGACGCCGTCCACGTGGAACGTCACGCGCCCGAGAACCGCGGGCACTGCGTGCTCGGCGACTACCGCGTCGAGACGTTCCACGAGGTCTTCGACCCGCGGGCGGACTGA
- a CDS encoding S1C family serine protease codes for MRSDLLVVAVAALLVTTGVGFATAASPLATDGASAGQTERPGQRADCDYATLYDQTIDSVVGVGTTAGQGSGFVYQTFEGNATSYVVTNAHVVGDAESVTVQFTDETSSSAAVVGRDEVADLAVVRVTETPSDVEALAVAASNPDPGTSVTALGSPFGLDESITHGIVSGVNRSLPTGQNAAIPTVLQTDAPINPGNSGGPLVTCDGTVVGVNTAGLQAARADNIGFAVPSTLLERVVPALVENGSYEHAYLGVSVRPITPQLASANDLDATEGVYVHRVDEGTPAGGVLQETTEVTVVDGTPIPVGGDVIVGVDGRAVNTTKDLSTYLFTETRPGETVTLTVLRDGERRQVEVTLAERPDPNTA; via the coding sequence ATGCGCAGCGACCTCCTCGTCGTCGCCGTCGCGGCCCTCCTCGTGACCACGGGGGTCGGCTTCGCGACTGCCGCGTCCCCGCTCGCCACGGACGGAGCCAGCGCCGGACAGACGGAGCGCCCCGGCCAGCGAGCCGACTGCGACTACGCGACGCTGTACGACCAGACCATCGACTCGGTGGTCGGCGTCGGGACGACGGCCGGCCAGGGGTCGGGCTTCGTCTACCAGACGTTCGAGGGCAACGCCACGAGCTACGTGGTCACGAACGCCCACGTCGTCGGCGACGCCGAGTCCGTCACCGTCCAGTTCACCGACGAGACGTCCAGTAGCGCGGCGGTCGTCGGCAGGGACGAGGTCGCCGACCTCGCGGTGGTCCGCGTGACGGAGACACCGAGCGACGTCGAGGCGCTGGCCGTCGCGGCGTCGAACCCCGACCCCGGCACCAGCGTCACCGCGCTCGGCAGTCCGTTCGGCCTCGACGAGTCCATCACCCACGGCATCGTGAGCGGCGTCAACCGCTCGCTGCCGACCGGCCAGAACGCCGCCATCCCGACGGTCCTCCAGACTGACGCTCCCATCAACCCCGGGAACAGCGGCGGGCCACTCGTCACCTGCGACGGCACCGTCGTCGGCGTCAACACGGCCGGCCTCCAGGCGGCGCGAGCCGACAACATCGGCTTCGCCGTCCCCTCGACGCTCCTCGAGCGGGTCGTGCCGGCCCTCGTCGAGAACGGCAGCTACGAACACGCGTACCTCGGCGTGTCGGTGCGCCCGATTACCCCCCAGCTCGCGTCAGCGAACGACCTCGACGCGACCGAGGGCGTCTACGTCCACCGGGTCGACGAGGGGACGCCAGCCGGCGGCGTCTTGCAGGAGACGACCGAGGTCACCGTCGTCGACGGGACCCCGATCCCGGTCGGTGGTGACGTGATCGTCGGCGTCGACGGTCGGGCGGTGAACACGACGAAGGACCTCTCGACGTACCTCTTCACGGAGACGCGGCCCGGCGAGACGGTCACGCTCACGGTCCTCCGCGACGGCGAGCGCCGGCAGGTCGAGGTGACGCTGGCCGAGCGACCGGACCCGAACACCGCCTGA
- a CDS encoding alpha/beta fold hydrolase, with protein sequence MPTVQTGDIETHYEQRGTGPPIVFVHGALSDHTAAAQQLRAFGDDYTAIAYDLRGHGRTTNPHDTAYSIDQLAEDLHEFVDALGLNRPVLCGVSMGGMIAQVYASRYPDRLGGLVLADTFTPTFVSRRDRIERTVLTNVLVGLVRVVGYGRARALVLWFGRKLEGDNTSSLRVEAFPEMDTVAAVNSLQAVASFHETDVDLAAITVPTLVLYGEHEASVVSRHASTLAAGIPDVTVREVPDAGHASPWDNPAFFERAIREFLAQVERPTD encoded by the coding sequence ATGCCCACAGTCCAGACAGGCGATATCGAGACCCACTACGAGCAGCGAGGCACCGGCCCGCCCATCGTCTTCGTCCACGGCGCCCTCTCGGACCACACGGCGGCAGCCCAGCAGCTGAGGGCGTTCGGCGACGACTACACCGCCATCGCGTACGACCTCCGGGGCCACGGCAGAACGACGAACCCACACGACACGGCGTACTCGATCGACCAGCTAGCCGAGGACCTCCACGAGTTCGTCGACGCCCTGGGCCTCAACCGGCCCGTTCTCTGTGGCGTCTCGATGGGCGGGATGATCGCCCAGGTGTACGCGAGTCGGTACCCCGACCGGCTCGGCGGTCTCGTGCTCGCCGACACCTTCACGCCGACGTTCGTCAGTCGCCGGGACCGCATCGAGCGGACCGTGCTGACGAACGTCCTGGTCGGCCTCGTTCGCGTCGTCGGCTACGGCCGGGCCAGGGCGCTCGTGCTGTGGTTCGGGCGGAAGCTGGAGGGGGACAACACCTCGAGTCTCCGTGTCGAGGCGTTCCCGGAGATGGACACTGTGGCCGCCGTTAACTCGTTGCAGGCCGTCGCCTCGTTCCACGAGACCGACGTCGACCTCGCCGCCATCACCGTCCCGACGCTGGTACTGTACGGCGAACACGAAGCGTCGGTGGTCAGCCGTCACGCATCGACGCTGGCTGCCGGGATTCCCGACGTGACGGTTCGGGAAGTCCCGGACGCCGGGCACGCCTCTCCCTGGGACAACCCCGCGTTCTTCGAGCGGGCGATCCGGGAGTTCCTCGCCCAGGTCGAACGACCGACGGACTGA
- the lwrS gene encoding LWR-salt protein yields MDAAYVFAVRFRLEPTGGVRVDPQVFETRLRRPADPPGDPGWRFFRDNLWRGDLGDPVRFRSVVEDALDVPVESVEYRSLETDREYYEALQAEIAADLAQFNADTTTEVLNKYLGSSVELRE; encoded by the coding sequence ATGGACGCGGCGTACGTCTTCGCGGTCCGGTTCCGCCTCGAACCGACGGGCGGCGTGCGCGTCGACCCCCAGGTGTTCGAGACGCGACTCCGCCGGCCCGCCGACCCGCCCGGCGACCCCGGCTGGCGCTTCTTCAGAGACAACCTCTGGCGCGGCGACCTCGGGGACCCGGTGCGGTTCCGGTCGGTCGTCGAGGACGCCTTAGACGTGCCCGTCGAGTCCGTGGAGTACCGTTCCCTGGAGACCGACCGCGAGTACTACGAGGCGCTGCAGGCCGAGATCGCCGCGGATCTCGCGCAGTTCAACGCCGACACCACCACCGAGGTGCTGAACAAGTACCTCGGGAGCTCCGTGGAGCTGCGCGAGTAG
- a CDS encoding 4a-hydroxytetrahydrobiopterin dehydratase yields MADVLSDDEIERKLPTHWSLDGDEITRTYEFDDYLKGVAFATEVGELAEEEFHHPEIRIGYEEVEVRFTSHEAGGVTDQDIEMAELCDDHR; encoded by the coding sequence ATGGCCGACGTACTCTCCGACGACGAGATCGAACGGAAACTCCCGACACACTGGTCGCTCGACGGCGACGAGATCACGCGGACCTACGAGTTCGACGACTACCTGAAGGGCGTGGCGTTCGCCACCGAGGTCGGCGAACTCGCCGAGGAGGAGTTCCACCACCCCGAGATCCGCATCGGCTACGAGGAGGTCGAGGTCCGGTTCACGAGCCACGAGGCCGGCGGGGTCACCGACCAGGACATCGAGATGGCGGAGCTCTGCGACGACCACCGGTAG
- the hemA gene encoding glutamyl-tRNA reductase: protein MNGNTGVVSGVRVSHETASLDELEAASAASDAAALDALLDQPAVEEALVLQTCHRVEAYVVTDDPATGRRALGAAGFDPAGAGAISMGHEESLRHLLRVAAGLESLVVGEDQILGQLRDAFDAAQDAGGIDHVLRQAVTKAIHVGERARTETAINEGATSLGTAAVRLAERKTDLDGARALVVGAGEMGTLAAKAFASAGVEALVVANRTPERAARVADVVDTPTETTTLAAATDQTADADVVVAATSSPGYVLDGEAFAGAGETVVVDLAQPRDVAPEADDEAAVSVHDLEALEAVTEATRERREDAAREVEAMIDAEFERLLAQYKRKRADEVIAQMYESADRLKNRELSTAISQLEAAEGELSAAEREVLESMADALVNQLLAAPTKSLRDAAAEDDWSTIATALQLFNPEFEDGMPFDTTASDATPAESED, encoded by the coding sequence GTGAACGGGAACACAGGTGTCGTCTCCGGCGTGCGGGTCTCACACGAGACGGCCTCCCTCGACGAACTGGAGGCCGCGAGCGCAGCGTCCGACGCGGCCGCACTCGACGCGCTGCTCGACCAGCCCGCCGTCGAGGAGGCACTCGTCCTCCAGACGTGCCACCGCGTGGAGGCGTACGTGGTCACAGACGACCCCGCGACTGGCCGCCGCGCCCTGGGCGCCGCGGGCTTCGACCCGGCGGGCGCTGGCGCCATCTCGATGGGCCACGAGGAGAGCCTCCGCCACCTTCTCCGCGTCGCCGCCGGCCTGGAGTCGCTGGTCGTCGGCGAGGACCAGATCCTCGGCCAGCTCCGGGACGCGTTCGACGCCGCCCAGGACGCCGGCGGCATCGACCACGTGCTCCGTCAGGCCGTCACGAAGGCGATCCACGTCGGCGAGCGCGCGCGGACGGAGACCGCCATCAACGAGGGCGCGACCTCCCTCGGGACGGCGGCGGTCCGGCTCGCCGAACGGAAGACCGACCTCGACGGCGCCCGCGCGCTGGTCGTCGGCGCCGGCGAGATGGGGACGCTCGCGGCGAAGGCGTTCGCGAGCGCGGGCGTCGAGGCGCTCGTCGTGGCCAACCGCACGCCGGAGCGCGCGGCCCGCGTCGCCGACGTCGTGGACACACCGACGGAGACGACGACGCTCGCCGCCGCTACGGACCAGACGGCCGACGCGGACGTGGTCGTCGCGGCGACCAGCAGTCCGGGCTACGTCCTCGACGGCGAGGCGTTCGCGGGCGCAGGCGAGACGGTCGTCGTCGACCTCGCCCAGCCCCGGGACGTCGCACCCGAGGCCGACGACGAGGCGGCGGTGTCGGTCCACGACCTCGAAGCGCTCGAAGCGGTGACCGAGGCGACCCGCGAACGCCGCGAGGACGCCGCCCGCGAGGTCGAAGCGATGATCGACGCGGAGTTCGAGCGCCTGCTCGCCCAGTACAAGCGCAAGCGCGCCGACGAGGTCATCGCGCAGATGTACGAGAGCGCCGACCGCCTGAAGAACCGGGAGCTGTCGACCGCCATCTCCCAACTGGAGGCGGCCGAGGGTGAGCTCTCGGCGGCGGAACGCGAGGTGCTGGAGTCGATGGCGGACGCGCTCGTCAACCAGCTGCTCGCGGCGCCGACGAAGAGCCTCCGGGACGCCGCGGCCGAGGACGACTGGTCGACCATCGCCACCGCCCTCCAGCTGTTCAACCCCGAGTTCGAGGACGGGATGCCGTTCGACACCACGGCGAGCGACGCGACGCCGGCGGAGTCCGAGGACTGA